The nucleotide window ATGCTGGAGGCGTGGAAGGAAGAGGCCGGCGAGACCGGGCAACAGCTTCTGGACGCCTACGAAGGCTGACGCAGGCAGACCGGCCCGAGGTGCGCGCCAAGACGCGCCCGGGCCATCCATCATCCGACAGGGAGACACCTCATGCGGCGCGTTCTTGACACGCTTTACCGTGCGGCCGGCGGGCTGGCGGCGCTTTTCATCCTCGCCATCGTCGTGCTGGTCTTTGCGCAGGTGGGGCTGAACCTTGCCGACAAGATCACCGTCGGTCTGACGGGCAAGGGGCTGGGGGTCACCATCCCGTCCTATGCCGATTTCACCGGGTTCTTCCTGGCCGCCGCGAGTTTCCTGGCGCTGGCCTATACGCTGCGGGCCGGCGGGCACATCCGGGTGTCGCTGGTCACGCAGGCGCTGGGGGAGCGCAGCCGCCACGCGTTGGAGGTTCTCGTCACCGCGATCGGCCTGGGCATGTCGGGCTTTGCCGCGT belongs to Roseovarius sp. THAF27 and includes:
- a CDS encoding TRAP transporter small permease, with the protein product MRRVLDTLYRAAGGLAALFILAIVVLVFAQVGLNLADKITVGLTGKGLGVTIPSYADFTGFFLAAASFLALAYTLRAGGHIRVSLVTQALGERSRHALEVLVTAIGLGMSGFAAWYMILLVLESHEFGDKSSGMVSVPLWIPQVPVALGLIILAIALADELVGLLRGRSASWTGKGENLLKE